Genomic DNA from Niabella ginsenosidivorans:
GAAATTGATCACTACGGAATGTCCTTCTGTAGCGCTCATGATTGCTTCCATGGTGCTGTCGAGATAAGTAAAATCCCAGAATGTATGTTCTTTGGTTGGAGGTTTCAGCTCTGCAACAGCCATTTTGGGATAAGGAAACCAGGGCACATACCGGACAAAATCAGCACCCAGATCTTTTAATGCGTTAAAGGTCTGCCTGTGAATGGGAGAGCCGGGCCTGACCATTGGGTTTTCCACTACCTGTAATGTGGAGATCGTTTTTGATGTACCTGTTGTTTTATTCCATTGTACCTGTAATACAGCCGGATGCTTTTGTGCAGCGGACCGGAGACAACATGTGGCAGCTGTTAATACAAAGAATAGCTGTTTGGTAAAATACATACTATTTGTTTTAATGATTTTAATAGCCGGGGTTTTGTACAAGATCCTTGTTAATGATCCGCTCATCATTGGGGATAGGGTAGAGGGCTTTGTACGGTTCGAATTGGTAGTCATTTGTTGCAAAAGGAATTCCCTGCCTGCTGGCTGTTGGATTTGCCCGCTCCCGTGCGCCATAGGCCTCCAGGAATGTGGCTAAATCATCAGCAGTCATTGTGCGCTTCAGATCAAACCACCGCCAGTTTTCAAAAGCGAGCTCTATCCTTCTTTCATGCATAATTTTAGCCCGGAATGCATTTTTATCCAACCCGGCTAATGGAGCAAGACCTGCCCGTTGGCGCACCTCGTTCACATAACTATAAGCGTCTCCGGTGGGTCCTTCTGTTTCATTTATAGCTTCAGCAAGCATCAGCAATACATCAGCATAACGCAATACCGGCCAGTTATCATCAGTACGACCGTATATGGAGTGTGTGTGCTGATATTTTTTGATGTAGGGAACCACTTTTTTAGTAACAGTGCTTACAAAATCTAATCCGATGGAAGCCGCTTTTCGTTTATCATTTGCTTCATAGTCATCGATCAGATCATTGGTAGGAATATTCCAGCCAGACGGAACGCTTTGGCTAAACCCGGTTACCGCTCCTCCGGAGAGCCGCGGTGCAAATGTGTAGATAAAATTGCTCCATTTTCCTAAATCATCTGAGCTGGACTTGTATTGGATCTCAAATATAGACTCAGGGCCATTCTTCTTTTTGGGATCATAGTTGTCTGCGTAATCGGGCACCAGGCTATAGCCCAATGATAGTATTTGTGTTAATGTGGCAACGGCTTCCTGATATTTTTTTCTGGTAAGATATGTTTTTCCCAATAAGGTAAGGGCCGCTCCTTTGGTAATCCGTCCTAATTCTATATTTTCTTTATTGGGCAGATCACTGACAGCAGCTTGAAGGTCGCTCTCAATCTGAGCGTATATGCTATCCTGTGGTTTTCTTATATAAGACCAGGCTTCTTCAGGTTTGTCTGTAGGCAATGGTTGCGTTATCAGAATCACATCGCCAAAATACTGCACCAGCTCAAAATATATATAGGCGCGTATAAATTTTAATTGTCCTTCGTCCAGCTTTCTCAGCGAATCGGTTAAGTCTGCCTGCTGCATTTTAAACAGGGTATTATTAACGTTGTAAATGATGCGATAATCTAATTTATAAAGGTCATTAATATTTGGATTATTAGCGGTATAGGTCCAGGTGTCATAGGATTCAATTTTA
This window encodes:
- a CDS encoding RagB/SusD family nutrient uptake outer membrane protein yields the protein MNRISKLYIVIAVLLFVCACRKNYLEKTDPTKINQDLFYKDQNEVVQAINGCYGLLQSVANNQWLFNEMVTDNTTFDFNPSDRGQADKIESYDTWTYTANNPNINDLYKLDYRIIYNVNNTLFKMQQADLTDSLRKLDEGQLKFIRAYIYFELVQYFGDVILITQPLPTDKPEEAWSYIRKPQDSIYAQIESDLQAAVSDLPNKENIELGRITKGAALTLLGKTYLTRKKYQEAVATLTQILSLGYSLVPDYADNYDPKKKNGPESIFEIQYKSSSDDLGKWSNFIYTFAPRLSGGAVTGFSQSVPSGWNIPTNDLIDDYEANDKRKAASIGLDFVSTVTKKVVPYIKKYQHTHSIYGRTDDNWPVLRYADVLLMLAEAINETEGPTGDAYSYVNEVRQRAGLAPLAGLDKNAFRAKIMHERRIELAFENWRWFDLKRTMTADDLATFLEAYGARERANPTASRQGIPFATNDYQFEPYKALYPIPNDERIINKDLVQNPGY